The Methanohalophilus portucalensis genome window below encodes:
- a CDS encoding GNAT family N-acetyltransferase gives MHLAEDRDIGRVACCKEAIDASRAIYDSFSLLDYFHDCEFAMQSRRFSWGEAVAYAYDARDAIYILLLFSRHQNRGHGHRLVNCIIEHARYKGYSRVYVTTSYRSPHHYAAGRFYVSCGFRMIGSDEEHMYYGLDVNAAPVSDCTNDYSNPSELLYRLSDYALIFIALLVVFLRPQRDEPQVVKMLRKIISEKESHL, from the coding sequence ATGCATTTAGCCGAAGACAGGGACATCGGCCGTGTGGCCTGTTGCAAGGAGGCCATCGATGCTTCCCGGGCAATCTATGACAGTTTCTCACTGCTGGATTATTTCCATGACTGCGAATTTGCAATGCAGTCCCGCAGATTTTCCTGGGGAGAGGCTGTAGCCTATGCATATGATGCCAGGGATGCTATCTACATATTGCTTCTTTTTTCCCGCCATCAAAACAGGGGGCACGGCCACAGATTGGTCAATTGTATCATTGAGCATGCACGCTATAAGGGATACAGTCGTGTTTATGTGACTACTTCCTATAGGTCTCCACACCACTACGCTGCAGGCAGGTTCTATGTTTCATGTGGTTTTCGCATGATCGGCTCGGATGAGGAACATATGTATTATGGACTGGATGTCAATGCAGCTCCTGTATCTGATTGCACGAACGATTATTCCAATCCTTCTGAATTGTTGTACAGATTGTCAGACTACGCTTTGATATTTATTGCATTGTTGGTTGTATTTTTGAGACCTCAAAGAGATGAACCACAAGTTGTGAAGATGCTGAGGAAAATTATTTCTGAAAAAGAAAGCCATCTTTGA
- a CDS encoding nitric oxide reductase activation protein NorD — protein MPSDKESIAIRNERVANTYEEAKTELRPLMDEDIFYLWQSVINILAEKEIKCAIKFIRETKNVFPVIPLWQRLKLLTTTQKFAAKYPRTSLVFFTDAPLAMANLDKAGFEKWETKASNLAEKKEDIAIIFIQRTARLLNDLDLDEILDWTERGRELFYTRPEAVQLFYEGIFSGLANNTRKTSRKQRNCLLEMGFKLALTNHKCVQSYFENSPHVIAELTKDEFTKWANTGEKIAKGSTFYGKEYYNNSFATLKRIKPVFYDLIFDNAQSLLEKEQLLAGIYFSKLQEILLSLHPEELKSWVSTGIKLFEKDREIAIQYFRNSPILLQDLEITELEEWAMKGLEIFENDSAGARLYFSLKSGNSREFIEYLMSGVALKRVNKILTYYALGISGINFNIRSRNLLPKDHVDSIQPVVSGRTIYLVPTMKGFGDFEDNFMIYKLSVMHEVGHQKFGTTEYTKKSLIPLLNKISININSTQLKQNIDSVDDRENTISLQDVISLFPKPSIAADIMGIVEDARIEYMTTRVYRGLRRDFEKVREKMVKNRKVPQNSTGKFMEALLLSSVGHKPPFIIDEVPKSFLEKARNLLDLKIFQPQSSTLDSLEVTFEIYEMLEMNILSGNSQQYNGIQNLEYRGAGSGLNFENEKEENSEKLLERFIPLTELELDENEITQNDIQKGPKCALAKEWEVLSSFTYDEWDSRLRDYRSGWSTVYEVCPAGKSTDFYRDTLQKYIHEISLIKRIFRMMKPVSFRKLRRQSDGDEIDFDAITEAFTDRKCGINPTERLYIRRDKRERDVATLFLVDISASTRKKLDNSKSILDVEKEALVLMVEALESIGDKYAIYAFSGDTRNDVEYYTIKDFREVFSENVECKIDALEPADNTRLGPIIRHSITKLKEIDAKIKLLILLSDGEPYDFGVADGKYDGEVAIEDTKMAIQEGKALGMHFFCITVDSKASDYMNSIFSDVGYTIIDNATTLPERLPMLYNRLTT, from the coding sequence TTGCCTTCAGACAAAGAAAGTATTGCAATCAGGAATGAAAGGGTAGCAAATACATACGAGGAAGCTAAAACAGAATTAAGGCCCCTGATGGATGAAGACATTTTTTATTTATGGCAATCCGTGATTAACATTTTAGCTGAAAAGGAAATAAAATGTGCTATCAAATTCATCAGGGAAACAAAAAACGTTTTCCCGGTAATACCCCTCTGGCAACGTCTAAAATTACTTACTACTACACAAAAGTTTGCTGCCAAATATCCCCGCACGTCCCTCGTGTTTTTTACTGATGCGCCTCTTGCAATGGCCAATCTTGATAAAGCAGGTTTTGAGAAGTGGGAAACTAAAGCATCAAACCTGGCCGAAAAGAAAGAAGATATTGCAATAATATTTATCCAAAGGACAGCCAGATTACTAAATGATTTAGATCTGGATGAGATACTGGATTGGACCGAGAGAGGTAGAGAACTTTTCTACACCAGGCCAGAAGCTGTGCAATTGTTTTATGAAGGAATTTTCAGTGGACTTGCAAATAACACCCGTAAAACCAGCAGAAAGCAGAGAAACTGTTTGCTTGAAATGGGTTTCAAACTTGCACTTACAAATCATAAATGTGTGCAAAGCTATTTTGAAAATTCCCCTCATGTTATCGCAGAACTAACAAAGGATGAATTTACAAAATGGGCCAATACCGGCGAAAAAATAGCAAAGGGAAGTACATTTTACGGTAAGGAATATTACAATAACTCCTTTGCCACTCTGAAAAGAATAAAACCTGTATTCTATGATCTAATCTTTGATAACGCACAATCCCTGCTGGAAAAAGAGCAATTGCTTGCAGGAATTTATTTTTCAAAACTCCAGGAAATCCTGCTGAGCCTCCATCCTGAGGAACTAAAATCCTGGGTAAGCACCGGTATTAAATTATTTGAAAAAGACCGGGAAATCGCAATACAGTATTTCCGCAATTCACCCATCCTGCTTCAGGACCTGGAAATAACAGAACTTGAAGAATGGGCAATGAAAGGTCTTGAGATTTTTGAAAATGATTCTGCTGGCGCAAGATTGTATTTTTCCCTCAAATCAGGAAATTCCCGAGAATTCATAGAATATTTGATGAGCGGAGTTGCTCTTAAAAGGGTTAACAAAATTCTGACATATTATGCATTAGGCATCTCAGGAATAAATTTTAACATCCGCTCCAGAAATCTCCTGCCAAAAGATCATGTAGATTCCATACAACCTGTAGTTTCCGGAAGAACCATCTACCTTGTACCAACCATGAAGGGGTTCGGGGATTTTGAAGATAATTTCATGATCTACAAGTTAAGTGTTATGCACGAAGTAGGGCATCAGAAATTTGGCACCACAGAATATACAAAAAAATCCCTTATTCCACTATTAAATAAAATATCAATAAACATAAATTCAACACAACTAAAACAAAATATTGATTCTGTAGATGACAGGGAAAATACGATTAGTCTTCAAGATGTGATAAGCCTGTTTCCGAAACCATCTATCGCAGCAGATATCATGGGAATTGTAGAGGATGCCAGAATCGAATATATGACAACCAGGGTTTACAGGGGGTTGCGCCGGGATTTTGAAAAAGTCAGGGAAAAGATGGTAAAAAACAGGAAAGTACCACAAAATAGTACTGGAAAATTCATGGAAGCCCTTCTTTTATCATCTGTGGGCCATAAGCCTCCATTCATAATTGATGAAGTCCCAAAAAGTTTTCTGGAAAAAGCCAGGAATCTCCTGGATTTGAAAATATTCCAGCCCCAATCTTCAACTCTTGATTCCCTGGAAGTCACCTTTGAAATATACGAAATGCTTGAAATGAATATCCTTTCTGGAAATTCCCAACAGTATAATGGCATACAAAACCTTGAGTATCGGGGTGCAGGGTCCGGATTAAATTTTGAAAATGAGAAAGAGGAAAATTCAGAAAAATTATTAGAACGTTTTATACCTCTGACAGAATTGGAACTTGATGAAAATGAAATTACACAAAATGATATTCAGAAAGGACCAAAATGTGCCCTGGCAAAAGAATGGGAGGTACTTAGCAGTTTTACCTACGATGAATGGGACAGCAGGTTGAGGGATTACAGATCCGGATGGAGTACTGTCTATGAAGTCTGTCCGGCGGGTAAATCGACCGATTTTTACCGGGACACCCTACAAAAGTACATCCATGAAATTTCACTCATAAAACGTATATTCAGAATGATGAAACCGGTTTCATTTCGTAAGTTAAGAAGGCAAAGCGATGGTGATGAAATCGATTTCGATGCGATTACTGAAGCTTTCACAGACAGAAAATGTGGTATAAATCCTACAGAACGCCTCTATATACGCCGGGATAAGCGTGAGAGGGATGTTGCCACACTTTTTCTTGTTGATATAAGTGCATCCACCAGAAAAAAACTGGATAATAGCAAAAGCATACTGGATGTAGAAAAAGAGGCACTTGTCCTGATGGTAGAGGCCCTGGAAAGCATTGGGGATAAATATGCAATATATGCTTTTTCCGGCGATACCAGAAATGATGTGGAATACTATACCATAAAAGATTTCAGGGAAGTTTTTTCAGAAAATGTTGAATGCAAAATCGATGCACTGGAACCTGCAGATAACACCCGCCTGGGTCCTATAATCAGGCATTCCATAACAAAACTGAAAGAAATTGATGCGAAAATTAAACTTTTGATATTATTGTCTGATGGGGAACCATATGATTTTGGGGTTGCCGACGGGAAATACGATGGAGAAGTTGCAATCGAAGATACGAAAATGGCAATTCAGGAAGGAAAAGCCCTTGGGATGCACTTTTTTTGTATAACCGTAGATTCAAAAGCAAGCGATTATATGAATTCAATATTTTCAGATGTGGGATATACCATCATTGATAATGCAACTACTCTTCCTGAAAGACTCCCTATGCTCTATAACAGGCTCACGACCTGA
- a CDS encoding CbbQ/NirQ/NorQ/GpvN family protein, with product MDTMKKISYKEQPVEEYIIREEPYYVPVKDEVEIFTAAYENNLPVNLKGPTGCGKTRFMEYMAYKLECPIITIACHEDLTASDLIGRFLIKGESTEWNDGPLTKAVRNGAICYLDEFVEARMDTRVVIHPLTDDRRVMPIDKLGIILHAPPEFMLTISYNPGYQSVLKDLKQSTRQRFVAIDFDYPPADIEYEIVAHESGIDMEDARTLVEIGQKIRNFKQHGLEEGVSTRLLIYAGMLMRSGIDQKEACRAAMIKPITDDYELQKSIDEIIAAIVE from the coding sequence ATGGACACGATGAAAAAGATAAGCTACAAGGAGCAGCCTGTTGAGGAATACATCATCAGGGAAGAGCCTTATTATGTTCCTGTTAAAGATGAAGTTGAAATATTCACTGCTGCTTACGAAAACAATCTGCCTGTCAACCTGAAAGGACCTACAGGTTGCGGGAAAACCCGGTTCATGGAATATATGGCTTACAAATTAGAATGCCCAATTATAACAATAGCCTGCCATGAAGACCTTACAGCCAGCGACCTTATAGGACGATTCCTAATAAAAGGAGAATCTACCGAGTGGAATGACGGGCCTCTTACAAAAGCTGTAAGAAACGGTGCCATCTGTTACCTGGATGAATTCGTGGAAGCCAGGATGGACACTAGGGTTGTCATACACCCCCTCACTGACGACAGGCGGGTAATGCCAATAGATAAGCTGGGAATAATACTTCATGCACCTCCAGAATTCATGTTAACTATTTCCTACAACCCTGGTTACCAGAGTGTTTTGAAAGATCTCAAACAGAGCACCCGCCAGAGATTTGTTGCCATAGATTTCGACTACCCGCCTGCAGACATTGAGTATGAAATCGTGGCACATGAAAGCGGAATCGATATGGAAGATGCCCGCACTCTTGTGGAAATCGGTCAGAAAATCAGGAACTTCAAGCAACATGGTCTTGAAGAGGGAGTCAGTACACGCCTGTTAATCTATGCAGGCATGCTTATGCGCTCTGGTATTGACCAAAAGGAGGCTTGCAGGGCGGCAATGATCAAGCCTATAACTGACGATTATGAGCTCCAGAAAAGCATTGATGAAATAATAGCCGCCATTGTGGAGTGA